GACCACTCTGCTTGCTCCCATCCACAGCAGATGACCTCACACAGAACTGCACCCTGAACGAGACGTATGAGCTTCTGAACGACTTCCTGCTGGACTTTCCTCAGGGTCTTGGTCTGCTGGACACCGTGGTCGTTAACAGCGTACCTGCAGGTGAGCTGCCCATCAAACAGGCTTGTGCTACAAACACAAAGTGCCTCTATGCACTTATTGCTGGTTAATGCTAATGGCAACGGCAGTTTAATCTCACCAGTTTAATCTTTAATCTCTTGCCTGATTGTAGATAAGAAGGAGGCTGACTTTGGCTACTACAACGAGTACAAGACCCAGCTGACACCAGGCAGTGACAATGGCTACGACTCTTATTCCGAGAGTCTTCAGAGCTCCACGGCAGGTCAGCAACTTCTCCGACTAACCTGCTAAATATATTCCGtatagatactgagtaatttatagtagatactaaacATTTCAGtctagatactgaatactttacttaataattcatattagatactgaataattattcGTGGGTACTTAATATATTCAGtatagatactgagtaatttttAGTCGATACTAAATATTTCAGACTAAATACTGAATACTTTACTTAATAATTCACGtaagacactgaataatttatagtagaccCTAAATATTTCAGACTAGATACCGAAGAATTCACAGTAGAAATACTAAGAATATTAGTAATGAATACCAAGTAAATGACTAGTCTGCTTATAGGAGAtgaatgatcattttaatgtgCTTGAACACATTCTTATTGGTtgtcctccatctctctttctttacagGCAGTTTTCTGAACCCAAGTTCACCAGAATCCACCATGAGCGACTCTGATCCGGAATACTACCCCATCCCAACAAGTACGTCCAGACTTCCAGAAGCTTGTTCCACTGATCACTGTATGTCACATGTGCTAGAATATTTTACTAACCTTTGCTCCAATCTGTTCTCCCCACAGAGAGCTTTGTGAAGCAGGAGCCggtggagaagaaaaagagaggcagACCTCCCAAACTCAGCCGCGGATCCGAACACTTCATGGAGACCAAGAAGAACAAACACGGTGAGTGGGCTCACAGTGGCTGGACCACCTTCAAAATCAATAGCGGTTAACCTTCAGCTGTCCATCAAGGGGCTCCGGCATTAATTAACTTTCCGTTCTGCCGACAGCGCCCCGCGGTACGCACCTGTGGGAGTTTATCCGGGACATCCTGATCCACCCGGAGAAGAACCAGGGTCTGATGAAGTGGGAGGACCGCAGAGACGGCGTCTTCAAGTTCCTGAAGTCAGAGGCCGTGGCTCAGCTCTGGggccagaagaagaagaacagcaGCATGACGTACGAGAAGCTCAGCAGAGCCATGAGGTGAGCATGCAGCTAATTAGTGGAGCTAACGACTTGGCGGCAATTGATAGGAATCCAAGTTCACAACGATCAGATTAGATTaggttagattagattagattagattagattagattagattagataagattagattagattaaattaGGTTAGATTATATTAGATTAAATTAGATTAGGTTAGAttatattagattagattagattaagttagattagattagattagattaggttAGATTAAATTAGGTTAGATTAGATTAGTTTAGATTAggttagattagattaaattaggttagattagattagtttaggttaggttaggttagattagattagattaggttagattagattagattaaattaggttagattagattagtttaggttaggttaggttagattagattaggttagattagattagattaagttaGATTGGATTAGATTAAATTAGGTTAGATTATATTAGATTAAATTAGATTaggttagattagattagattagattagattagattaagttagattagattagattagattagattaggttAGATTAGATCAGATTAGATTGCAGTTCTTCAGGAAAAGATGTAGTATCCAATGTCTTCATGGCTTGATTGATTCTTTTTGGTACAACTTCAGAATAACCTGGACGAGCTGTTTACAGACAATAAAATCAAACGTTTTGGATGATTTTTTGCTTGAAAACAGCCTTAAAATGAATTTAGCCTGAATTTTAATGGTTATAATCAAGTCTAACTGTAAGATGTTCAGACTGATGCACTATACTAAACTGATTAGAACCGAACCACGTTTATCTGCACTCGAACGCTAACTCCTTCCCTGTCCTCCAGGTACTACTACAAGCGAGAGATCCTGGAACGGGTGGACGGCCGCAGACTCGTCTACAAGTTCGGGAAGAACTCGAGCGGCTGGAAGTTGGAGGAGGTGGGGGTGTGAAGGGAATGTCTTGGGATTGAGACGGAAGCTGACGGAGGGAGGAATCGCGGACTCGGACGGACTCTCTCGCACTTGAACGTAGAAGCAGGAGACTCCTACCATGAAGGACTGTAACACTGAGACGTTCCGGTCTGAAGGCCCTTTTGTACAGAGACAAACTTCCCGAGCGTGGGGAACTGACATACAGACAAACTGTAAGCCACTTTTGGCTAAAGTAGGTTTTATGAAccaagaataataataataataattataataataaaaatattaaggTTGTTTTTGTAATTCTTGTGCTTTCTGATTGACACTGCTCTGGTCCACTGGGCACGCTGGCGTGGCCAAGCAAACTTGCTGGATGTCCTGGAATGACGTCCAGCCAGAGAATACGTGTTTACTGAAAGTAAATGACCGTTTGGGAAACGGGCGTGTTCTCAGATCGGGCAGCCGCTCCAGAGATACATCAGAGTTGAAGGTTTATGtacaaaatgttgttttattttggtgAGATGTGGAACAAGCTCTGCCTGAGTTACGATGAAGATAAGAGAATTTAAGAGTTCTACCACGTTGCTGTCTATGAAGTTAAACTTGGCCGTACTACTCTTTGACTTTTCTACCGTGCAGGACGTCGTTGTGTTTATTCTCTGCTATGCTTTGGTGTCGATCAGTTGAAAATCAGAATCGCTGAGTTTGGGGTGATTACTGTGTTATTCTATTCAGCTGGACTGTGATTTAATCACAAATTCTGTATGAGAATTTCTTCTCAGATCGTATCGCTCATGAGACATTTACTACTGTGTACAACAtactgtgtgttttgtttttttatcagacattttctaaaataaatttcatgatatGCCATCAGATTTGCTCCGTTGTCTTAACTGAATATGAAACAGTCTTTTGGCTGGTGTAATGGAATATATCTGATTCTAATGGACACGTAATTCTTCATGCCTCACTTTCTCCAGAACACTTCGATTCATGAAGTGTCAGTCATACATACAGCTGTaacagcagctgctgctgttacTGACCTTTGCACTCTGGTTGATTCTTATTGAACCGTCTTCTTATCCCATCAGTCACCACaccctgctcacacacacaggagcaCAGGTGGGTGGAATAGCCTTGATCAATACTGCAATTGAAGTAAAAGTGATTTACCAAGAAACAGCTTGAGTTACTGCAGTAAAACGTTTACTGTGTTCAGCTTTTATCAGCACGGGATCTGAAGCCTGTACGGATCTGTTCTTCACTTTTTGGCATTAATTATCTCCAACCAGCACCAGTACTCTACATCCAACACCAACACACTTAGTCCAGCACCAGTACTCTACATCCAACACCAACACACTCAGTCCAGCACCAGTACTCTACATCCAACACCAACACACTCAGTCCAGCACCAGTACTCTACATCCAACACCaacacactcagaccagcaccagtACTCTACATCCAACACCaacacactcagaccagcaccagtACTCTACATCCAACACCAACACACTCAGTCCAGCACCAGTACTCTACATCCAACACCaacacactcagaccagcaccagtACTCTACATCCAACACCaacacactcagaccagcaccagtACTCTACATCCAACACCAACACACTCAGTCCAGCACCAGTACTCTACATCCAACACCaaaacactcagaccagcaccagtACTCTACATCCAACACCaacacactcagaccagcaccagtACTCTACATcaaacaccaacacactcagaccagcaccagtACTCTACATCCAACACCAACACACTCAGTCCAGCACCAGTACTCTACATcaaacaccaacacactcagaccagcaccagtACTCTACATCCAACACCaacacactcagaccagcaccagtACTCTACATcaaacaccaacacactcagaccagcaccagtACTCTACATcaaacaccaacacactcagaccagcaccagtACTCTACATCCAACACCaacacactcagaccagcaccagtACTCTACATCCAACACCaacacactcagaccagcaccagtACTCTACATCCAACACCaacacactcagaccagcaccagtACTCTACATTCAACACCaacacactcagaccagcaccagtACTCTACATTCAACACCaacacactcagaccagcaccagtACTCTACATCCAACACCaacacactcagaccagcaccagtACTCTACATCCAACACCAACACACTCAGTCCAGCACCAGTACTCTACATCCAACACCAACACACTCAGTCCAGTACCAGTACTCTACATCCAACACCaacacactcagaccagcaccagtACTCTACATCCAACACCaacacactcagaccagcaccagtACTCTACATCCAACACCAACACACTCAGTCCAGCACCAGTACTCTACATCCAACACCaacacactcagaccagcaccagtACTCTACATcaaacaccaacacactcaGTCCAGCACCAGGACTCTACATcaaacaccaacacactcaGTCCAGCACCAGTACTCTACATCCAACACCaacacactcagaccagcaccagtACTCTACATCCAACACCaacacactcagaccagcaccagtACTCTACATCCAACACCaacacactcagaccagcaccaaTACTCTACATCCAACACCAACACCCTCAGTCCAGCACCAGTACTCTACATCCAACACCAACACACTCAGTCCAGCACCAGTACTCTACATCCAACACCaacacactcagaccagcaccagtACTCTACATTCAACACCAACACACTCAGTCCAGCACCAGTACTCTACATCCAACACCAACACACTCAGTCCAGCACCAGTACTCTACATCCAACACCaacacactcagaccagcaccagtACTCTACATTCAACACCAACACACTCAGTCCAGCACCAGTACTCTACATCCAACACCAACACGCTCAGTCCAGCACCAGTACTCTACATCCAACACCaacacactcagaccagcaccagtACTCTACATCCAACACCAACACGCTCAGACCAGCACCAGTACTCTACATCCAACACCaacacactcagaccagcaccagtACTCTACATCCAACACCAACACGCTCAGTCCAGCACCAGTACTCTACATCCAACACCAACACACTCAGTCCAGCACCAGTACTCTACATCCAACACCAACACACTCAGTCCAGCACCAGTACTCTACATCCAACACCAACACACTCAGATCAGCACCAGTACTCTACATCCAACACCAACACACTCAGTCCAGCACCAGTACTCTACATCCAACACCAACACCCTCAGTCCAGCACCAGTACTCTACATCCAACACCAACACACTTAGACCAGCACCAGTACTCTACATCCAACACCAACACACTCAGTCCAGCACCAGTACTCTACATCCAACACCAACACCCTCAGTCCAGCACTAGTACTCTAcatccaacacaaacacactcagaccagcaccagtACTCTACATCCAACACCAACACACTCAGTCCAGCACCAGTACTCTACATCCAACACCAACACCCTCAGTCCAGCACCAGTACTCTACATCCAACACCaacacactcagaccagcaccagtACTCTACATCCAACACCaacacactcagaccagcaccagtACTCTACATCCAACACCAACACACTCAGTCCAGCACCAGTACTCTACATCCAACACCAACACACTCAGTCCAGCACCAGTACTCTACATCCAACACCAACACACTCAGTCCAGCACCAGTACTTTACATCCAACACCAACACACTCAGTCCAGCACCAGTACTCTACATCCAACACCaacacactcagaccagcaccagtACTCTACATCCAACACCAACACACTCAGTCCAGCACCAGTACTCTACatcaaacactaacacactcagaccagcaccagtACTCTACATCCAACACCAACACACTCAGTCCAGCACCAGTACTCTACATCCAACACCaacacactcagaccagcaccagtACTCTACATcaaacaccaacacactcagaccagcaccagtACTCTACATCCAACACCAACACACTCAGTCCAGCACCAGTACTCTACATCCAACACCAACACTTTCCAACCAAAACAACCCTTGATCAAACACCAACACTCTCCAACCATCATTAAGATTCTTAGATTGTAGATCTAGACCCTCTCTGAATAAATATCAGAGGGTGAAGGTTTCCCACTCATAAAAGGAGTATGtaatgttgttgatgttgttctGTTAGTCTAAGGTTTGCATAtttgttcattgttttgttctgtATTAGAGATGTGGGTGTTTTGTGTTGGTCACTCTCAGACGCCTGTGGCTGGTGGCCTAATGTTCATGAGGTTAATATAGAAGCCAGTCACTGCTACGATGCTGTATTATAATTTTGGATAATactggagagaaagagactaaAAGTACAGCATGTTGGCTTAAATAGAATTATACTGTTAAACTGTTGCAGGTAAGAACGTTTTGAATATTGAACCACAACCCAGTCCTAACGTAACACAGCCCTAATGCTAATAGTTAGCATAAAACACTGATCATGTGATGGATCAGGTGGTATTATCACTTGGTGATACGCCACTGGACAGGATTCCCCCTGACTGCTCTGGCCCTGAGAAAACATGAGAATCGGTCAGTGACCTTACTGTGGGTAAATAATAAACAGCTTTTCTGTTGATCACATTCAGCTCACAAGAGGTGTTCAGGGGCCTTTCCTTCAACATCTTTTCCTGGAGAGACGTTTGAGGTCCAAACAAAGTCCTTTGGCATTTAAGTGTCTGCTGTGAGATCGATCCTGCTTAGCTGCATTAGCAAAACTAACTTTATTTTCAATCTTAAATtggttaaaaaaacaatacatactgACCCAAAACTCTCTGACCAACACCAATATTCTCCAGTCAACActttccaacaaacaccaacacttTACAATCAACACCAACACCCTACAACACTCTACTACCAATATCAACATTCTATATCAAACATGAACGGTCTACAACAGCACTAACACTCTCCAACCAGCACCAACACTTTACAGTGAAAACCAGCACTCTTTGACCAACACTTTCTTTCAAAAACACCAATACTCTCCAGCCAACACCAACCCTTGATCAAACACCAACACCCTCCAACCATCATGAAGACCatattcttaggttgtagatCTAGACCCTCTCTGAAGAAACATCAGAGGGTTGAAGGTTTAtgtacaaaatgtttttgatagAGATTGAAGATATAGAATTTGTACTTTCCACACAGGTCTTCACTTGTTTCAGTGAATTACAAGACAAAAATAATcatataaaattacagcatgcttttgttatcatgGGTGAAATCTGACACTTCTAAACGTTCAACTTGCATGGATTAGCACTAACAGGCTAAACAAGTTCGGCCCAGCACAATGAAAGACTCCAACCATCACCAacactctccatcaaacaccaacattctcaaaccaacaccaacactctccatcaaacaccaacattctccgaacaacaccaacactctccatcaaacaccaacattctcaaaccaacaccaacactctccatcaaacaccaacattctccaaacaacaccaacactctccatcaaacaccaacattctccaaacaacaccaacactctccatcaaacaccaacattctcaaaccATCACCAacactctccatcaaacaccaacattctccaaacaacaccaacactctccatcaaacaccaacattctccaaacaacaccaacactctccatcaaacaccaacattctcaaaccaacaccaacactctccatcaaacaccaacattctccaaacaacaccaacactctccatcaaacaccaacattctccaaacaacaccaacactctccatcaaacaccaacattctccgaacaacaccaacactctccatcaaacaccaacattctcaaaccaacaccaacactctccatcaaacaccaacattctcaaaccaacaccaacactctccatcaaacaccaacattctcaaaccaacaccaacactctccatcaaacaccaacattctccaaacaacaccaacactctccatcaaacaccaacattctccaaacaacaccaacactctccatcaaacaccaacattctccgaacaacaccaacactctccatcaaacaccaacattctccaaacaacACCAATactctccatcaaacaccaacattctccaaacaacaccaacactctccatcaaacaacaacattctccaaacaacaccaacactcttcaaccaacaccaacattctccatcaaacaccaacattctccaaaaaaCACCAACACCCTCCAACCAACACCAACACTCTACATTCAACACCAATCATCATAAAACGCCATATTCTCAGTTTGTGCACCCTCTATGATCACCAGACAATTAAAATTTTATgtacaaaaagttttttttatcattttaccaAATGGTTTACTTTGGTGAGATGTGGAACAAGCTCTGCCTGAGTTACGATGAAGATAAGAGAATTTAAGAGTTCTACCACGTTGCTGTCTATGAAGTTAAACTTGGCCGTACTACTCTTTGACTTTTCTACCGTGCAGGACGTCGTTGTGTTTATTCTCTGCTATGCTTTGGTGATTACTGTGTTACTCTATTCAGCTGGACTGTGATTTAATCACAAATTCTGTATGAgaatttcttctttcttctcctttaagtcaaatcagtttaatcactccttcatttcatcagtcctggacaaaaataaacacagcattCTTGTTTTGTTGTGCTGTACGtatgtttgttggtgtttattcAGATGTTAAATATACTTTGAATGGTAAAACCACTTTGTGGCCAGATAAAGATTTTAATGGGTTTTTGTGGCTCTGACGCAGAGCTGAATGTGTCTGTATGCAGAGCTGAATGAGCCGCAGGCTGAGTTTGATGCTCTGTAATTAAACAGTGCTTATGTTACGCAAACAAAGacacacagaaaacattaaAGTTTGGTCAGATGTCTGGATTGTCAGTCATGGTATAGCTTGCTGTTTGGGTTACAGGTCATTCTCCAGCAAATCTCAAAGCTCTGTTCTCCATGAGGCTCCAGACACTACAACGCATTAACCCCCGCAGACCCGCTCAGACACTCTCCACACAATAGATGCGTAAACCGTCATTTGTCATCTACCTGCTGAAGATGAATCAACTGTCTGAGCGTCAGAGCATTGTTCCTGTGTGCTAATGGATGCATGTCACCTTCGTCATGACACTGTCAGGTGTAGGACTCAGACGTCACATTACAATGATAACAGAGCATATTCATCATGAAACCTGTGGATCTGAAGTCCCATTCAATTCAATGAGATTCTCATTAGgctgagaaactgtagaatcaccacccactggccactttattagaaacacccacctcgtgcttccactcactggccactttattagaaacacccaccttgtgcttccactcactggccactttattagaaacacccaccttgtgcttccactcactggccacttcgaAACACTTGACTTGTAAAAAATATCCACCCAAGAGCGGCTATGCGGTCAGAaagtgaccactgaagaagattaagattaattaagagacccttattagtcccacaacagggaaatttcacctctgcatttaacccatctgtgaagtgaaacaccacatacacactaatgagcacacacacactagtgggcagtgagcacacttgcccggagtggtgggcagcccaatccgcagcgccccggaagcagttgggggttaggtgtcttgctcaaggacaccttagtcacggactgtcggctctggggatcgaaccggcaaccttctggtcacgaggctggattcctaacctccagcccacgactgccccagaaAAAACATGGAGCGCTTCACGGATTTGTGTGTCATCCTTTCGCAGGGCCATGCCAATCTTCTCTGTATCGATCCAATTTTAGTATATGTGCAGCCGTATCGAGCACAAGGGGGAGCATCAGTGTTTCTGATGAAGTAGCCGGGGAGTGTGAAGTTTAAAATGCAGTGAAAGTGGAATGGAAACATTGCGCTGTCATGGTCCAGCGCAGGCTTAAGGAGATGAGATGGTTAAGCTGGAACCAAAACTGGAGGAGGTTTGTTCCAGTTTTCTGACCAATTTTCTGTGCAATCTTCAAAAAGCAGAGTTTCCATTGCTTGGAGCGGTGCAGTCGGTGTGAGTGCAGCAGGTTCATCAGGTGTGGCGTAATCATTCTGAGAGTTACCTGGTTATTTCATTCAGACATTACTGAGTTCTGAGCCGCTCTCTCCCACAAACACCTCTACAcccacacagagacacagcGACACTCGACACCGACTCCATACAGAGGGTACAAAGGCTATTTACACCTGCAGCGGGAGAGACATACCTGTAGAACAGGTGCATCTGGCACGCTTCCAGGCCTCTCTGGGCACGTAGCTTACTGGAAACTCCGTTAGTGCTGCCCGTAAAGCAGACAGCGGGTGGGGCTGAGCGCTCTGATTGGTGGAAAATGATATCAGCTCTTTCTATTCTTAAAGCTCCGTCACAAGACAGTGGAGCGCTAACCAGGTCACTTTCACTTTCTCGCCCACACTAATGCCTTCACAAACACAGAGCTGAGTGGGAGGAGCAGATGAATGCCTCGCTCTCCTGCTGCGTCTCTCTGAGAGTGGCAAACTCCAATTCTAGAATTATTAACGCCTAAACTGCAGATTGAAGAGATGCAGCAGAAGTCAATAGAACTTTAAGTAAAACTAATGGATTTGGCCCAAATCTGGCCCAACTGCAAATCAGTGCAGCAGACCTGTGCTATGCTGGCCTGGTGATGGTTCAGCTGTTCAGCCAGCATGACCGTACATAGCAGTTTTTACATAGCAGGCTTTGCTGGTGGCCAGTCATGCTGATCTATGCTGGTTCATCTAGCATGGCTTCATGCCAGGATTGGCCCAAAAATGTAGATCCAAGGCAAAGCCATATGAAGCTGTCCAGGATCTGGCCCTGATCTACCCAGTAGTCAACCAACTACTAGAAAAGCCGGAATCGGCCCATGACTGTCGCTATCTGGGTCATCTTCTTTGGTTTTAGCTCTGGAGCTAAAAGCCTCATGAAGataagtcttcttcttcttcttttggctgctccctttaggggtcgccacagtggatcatctgcctccatcttgccctatccactgcctcctctactttcacaccaaccatctccatgtccaccttcactacatccataaaccttctctgaggtctacctcttctccttctacccggcag
This genomic interval from Pygocentrus nattereri isolate fPygNat1 chromosome 21, fPygNat1.pri, whole genome shotgun sequence contains the following:
- the elf3 gene encoding ETS-related transcription factor Elf-3 isoform X2, yielding MDSSELSRILNNANANLYPSESQPTLTTMMVPSMLRSPQTLDMSYSNSFNTLGAWHQVNPQYWTKRNVLEWIDFHVEDSKYDANLLSLEYCNMDGTMLCQLGRDAMTGMFGLLFGERLYQSLEVLKAKYNDLTQNCTLNETYELLNDFLLDFPQGLGLLDTVVVNSVPADKKEADFGYYNEYKTQLTPGSDNGYDSYSESLQSSTAGSFLNPSSPESTMSDSDPEYYPIPTKSFVKQEPVEKKKRGRPPKLSRGSEHFMETKKNKHAPRGTHLWEFIRDILIHPEKNQGLMKWEDRRDGVFKFLKSEAVAQLWGQKKKNSSMTYEKLSRAMRYYYKREILERVDGRRLVYKFGKNSSGWKLEEVGV
- the elf3 gene encoding ETS-related transcription factor Elf-3 isoform X1; this translates as MDSSELSRILNNANANLYPSESQPTLTTMMVPSMLRSPQTLDMSYSNSFNTLGAWHQVNPQYWTKRNVLEWIDFHVEDSKYDANLLSLEYCNMDGTMLCQLGRDAMTGMFGLLFGERLYQSLEVLKAKYTDDLTQNCTLNETYELLNDFLLDFPQGLGLLDTVVVNSVPADKKEADFGYYNEYKTQLTPGSDNGYDSYSESLQSSTAGSFLNPSSPESTMSDSDPEYYPIPTKSFVKQEPVEKKKRGRPPKLSRGSEHFMETKKNKHAPRGTHLWEFIRDILIHPEKNQGLMKWEDRRDGVFKFLKSEAVAQLWGQKKKNSSMTYEKLSRAMRYYYKREILERVDGRRLVYKFGKNSSGWKLEEVGV